ACAAACTGTGAGAATATGCCGATAATTATCCTATGAATAGAAACAATATATGAAGTACTACCCATGAAGGAAGGGATAAAACGATGAAGAAAAACTTGAAGGTTGGTTTGATGGCGGGGCTTTTAATTACTCCCGCAATCGTTGCTCAGGCTGGTGAGGCAGCAGCGAACGAAATACCGACTCCCGTTAATGCCGAGCTTACTGCAGAGGAATTTTTGAAAGGTTTTAAAACAGCCAATGAAGAATCATCGATAGCAGTAATTACTCAAGATAGAACAATCTATAATAAATTCAAAGATAATGAATCCTATGCGGATATCATGCCGCTAATTGATGCGAAACTGACATATTTAGAAAAGTACATTCAGTTAAAGCAGGATGCCGAAGAAGTAAAAATTTTAATTTCCAAACTTACAACTGTCAATAATAATTTAGTTGAAGATAGAAAAGTAGCGGAGGAGGCACTTGAAAAATTAAATGAGGATTTAGACAATGCCAATAGTGAGCTAAGTAATTCTATAACAGGTGATGCAGGTACATTTTTAGAGACATTACTGTATTACGGTAAAAGTGATGAAAACGATGAAAAAAACTTCATCAATAAATACGTTACTGAAACTTCTATTAAATTTCTTGAATCATTGGAGACACAAACGGAAGCTATCGAACAATTTATAGAAGAAAATATTAGCCCGATCACGTCATTAACAAGCGAAGGCATGTTAAGTAAGGAAAGCTACATAGATCTTGTTGTTAAAGCGCGGAATGAATTTAATAATATAACGGACCTTGCCTTGAAAAACCTATTGAAAATTCAATTAGTGGAAAATAATATTGGTCTTGAACAATTCATCAAAAATGCAGAATCGGATATCAAAAAAGCACAATCGGTAGAAGATAAAATTAAAAATTTAGTAGAAAATCCACCTACCGCATCAACGTTTAATTCCAAAGTTAATACACTTGTAACTGAATATGAACAATTAACAGAATTACAGAAGAAATTAGTATCTAATGCGGATGATTTACAGCCTTATGAAAGTGTCTTAATTGTCGTAAATGAGATTATTAGAATTTCAAAATTATCAGTGTACACAGAAGAGTTCCGTGAACAAGCAATAAAAGTAGGTGAACTTTATGATGCACTTGATCCGCTTAATACACGCTTGGTTGTAAACTTTGATAAATTGTTTGAAATGCAACAGGCTATTGAAAATGCCAAAAAAGTCGAACTAGAAATCTCGAAAATTAATCAGGCTGCATTTGAAGAGAAAAGCACAATCGTTGCAGATGCAAGAGCAGCTTATAATGCATTACCGAGTAAAGATCGTAAATATGTATTAAAAGAATTAACAGATTTACTTTCATCATGGGAAAAGTCTACTGCAACAGCAGCAACAATCAATAAACAAATCGAAGCGATTAAAACAGATGTATTTGTGAATATGAATGATGAAAAACAGACAGATTCGAAAAAGCGTTCAACTACGACATCATTTATAACAAAGGTTCGAACTGCAGAATCTTCTTATGCAAAAATTAAAGAAAATGAGCAGCAAAAAGCTTTAGTTACTAAAAGAGAGATTCTCGAGGCATTTATTCCAATTGTGAATATTGCAGATAAAGTAATTAATTTGAATGTATCAAGCACTACCTATGCAAAGGATTTAGAAGAAGCGGAAGATGAATTGAACAAGTGGGGTTCTTACAAAAATGCTATCCCTTCAAGCGATGCAGGAAATATTGAAAAGCTTTATCAATTTTTAACGACCTATTTGCAATTGCAAAAACAGGAGCAATCTGTTGCTGCTCAACTGGAAGCTGATATTTTAACATTCCAAAATGCTGAAACGATTGATTTACAGCAAATTAGTGCAGCTCGTGAAAAATATAATTCATTATCTTCAAATGCCAAGCGTTTAGTAAAAAATATAAAAACGTTAACAGAAATTGAAAAGGCCAATAAAACAGCATTAAATGCGATTCAGGCTATCGATAAAATTGACGTAAATGCAAAGGATTTTACACGTAAAACGACTACTGCCGAAACGTCTTTCAACAAACTGACAGAGCCAATGAAAACGAATGTCTATAATAAAGCCAAACTGGATGATTTTTTACCTATTGCAAAGTTAATGATAGAAATTGATGCAATACGTACGACTGCAAAAGATTTTAAAGAGAAATTATCAACTGCACAGAATAAGTTTATAGAATTCTTAAAAGGATACACAGCACCAGAAAATCCTAAAACAGATTTAGATGTTATTAAATCGAAATTACAAACTGAATACGGTGAAAAGCTGGATGGTTTCAATCAAGTTGTCAGTACTGCATTTTCTATCGAGCAAAGAATTGATGCACTGCAAACAAAATCAGGTGAAGCGTTCATCACTGATTTAGCAGAAGTCTCTGCTGCATACAAGAATCTTGATTCCGCAACGAAACGCAATGTCAGCAATGCCAAAGTTTTAACAGGCCTTGAACGGGACTACAAAGCATCATTGAAAGTAATCAATCTTATTGAAAAGCTGCCTGTTCACACAGACCGTAATTATTCTTCAAAAGTAGCTGCTGCTCAAAAAGCATATGAACGGTTAACCGATAAGCAAAAACAGGATGTATATAATTATAGCTCTAAGCTGAGCAAAATTTTAAAAGTTGCGGATTTAATCAACCGGATAGAAAAACTGCGTGTCGGTTCCAAAACATATGAGGCGGATGTTGCGGCAATACGTGCTGAATATGCAGCACTCTCTGCTCAAGAGCAACAACTCGTGCATAATATTACGAAGCTTGCTACTGCAGAACAAGGTGTTTCAAATGCGAAGCAGGTAATGGCATTAATTGAAATAGCAATACCTACTGCAGATGGATATATTCAAAAACTGGTAGATGCACGAAACAGTTATGACAGCCTTGATAAAGCTGAACAGCGATTAGTAACGAACTATAAAGATTTAACAACCCGCGAGCGCGGTGTAAAACCGGTATTGAAGCTGGATAATAATATTTTAGCGTTGGATCCATCGAATGCACGTACATTTATTTCAAAGTATAAATCAGCTGAGAAAGCATATGAAAAACTGACGATGTCAGAACGCTCACTGCTCATCAACAGTGAAAAGTTATTAGGAGATCTTTCGACAATTTATAATGTAGTAAATGCGATCAATTCAATTAAGCCATCGAGCAAAACGTTTGTAGAAGAGACAGCAGCAGCAAGAGCATTGTATAATACACTGCCGTCTGAATTAGCTGCACAAGTGTCGAACCTAAAGACATTGCAGGAACACGAACTGAATGTGGAGGGCGGCGCAAAAGTAGATGCGATGATTCGCGCATTAAATGCAGCACCGGCAAATGAATTTATCGCTAAAATTAAAGAGGCGCGCGAAGCCTATAAATCATTAAGCTCGGCTAACAAAAAAGGTGTGACACTCGAATCTGAACTAAAAGAGCAAGAAAAGTATATTAAGCCGATTGAAGCTGCGATTAAAGCAATTGATGGCTTAAGCAATCCCAAAAATGATTTGAGCCGTCAATTTAATACTGTCAATAATGCTTTGAAAAAATTGGATGACAAACAAAAAGAGTACGTGACAAATATGGATCAATATTCGAATTTATCGAGTGTAATTCATGTTTATACATTGATTGATAGTTTAAAACCAAGCGACAAGTACTATCAGGGGAATATGGAAGCAGCAAAGCTGGCATATGATAAGTTGTCAGAAGCGGAAAAACTGAAGGTCACAAACTATTACAAGTTGCAGCAGGGTGTACTCGATATGACGGAAGTCCAAAAGGTGACGTCGATTATTGCTTCATTAAATGCTACATCTAGCAGTTTTGAAACAGATGTAACTAATGCAGTAGCAGCATATAAAGCACTTCCTTCCGGTTCCAAGCGCCAAGTACTGAACTACTCTGTTCTTCAGCAAGCCGAAAAGGATTTAAAGGCAGCAGAGCGTGTCGTGAAGCAAATAGAAGATCTTGATTCAACTTTAAGAACATATGCTTCAAGAGCGAAATCTGCGAAAACAGCTTATGATCGCCTGACAATCGAACAAAAATCTTTAGTGAAAAATTACAATAAACTGCAGGCCGCTATTTTTGAATTAGGGTTGTAATTTTATTGGAAATACGATAATTTAATTACTGTACCCCAAAAGGTAGAATGGAAAATCTGCCTTTTGGGGTATTTTTTAGTGTAAACTTAGATTAAAGAAAACCGTGTATTTATAGAAGATGCGAATGATTTCTATCGAATTTGGTATGAAAATTCTATTTCGTGGCTTTTAAGTTAGTTGCCAAGATTTATGTTCAAAGAAAAGTAATGATTCCATTGTATAATAATAGAAATGGACTGATAGGGGGGGTTTGATGAAACGAGTTTTAATTATGGGGTCCATCATTGCGTGTTTATTACATGCACCATCTTCAGAGGCATATGCAAAAACGTCTCCAACTTTCACCGATGTGAAAAGTACGTATTGGGCGGCACCCGTAATATATGAGCTAGTTGAAAAAGGATATATGGAAGGCTATACAGATGGTACATTCAAACCAAACAGTACGACGACTCGTGCTGAAGCCGCTAGTATTATCGCAAGAACGATGGGCATACCATTAACGACTGATTTTGTACCGAATTTTACGGATGTTCCTACAGATCACCGTTATTATAAAGAGATTTGTAAACTGGCAGAATTGGGGATAATTCAAAACGCGAGTGAGTTTCATCCTGAAGCCCCTTTAAAGCGTGCACATATTTCAAAAATGATCGCCCTTGCCTATGCGGTTGAAGTGGATCAGAAAAATAAGACATCCTTTAAGGATTTGCCAAAAAACTATTGGGCAAAAGACTATATTGAATCACTGGCGGATGTTGAAATTGTAAAAGGGAAGACAGCGAAAACCTTTGAACCGAATGAATTTGTTACCCGTGCGCATGTAGCTGCACTTACAATGCGCGGAATGGAGTTCAAGGATAAAGTTAAAAATTTAGATATAGTATACGATTTTTTACAAAAGGATTATATTGATACAGTAAATCATCATATACAGTGGGAGAAAAAAATATTGGAGCTTGTAAACAAGGAACGGGCTGCTAAAGGCCTTTCACCACTTCAACAAGACAAGAAGTTAACACAAATCGCCATCATTAAAGTGAAGGATATGCTGAAACGCAATTACTTCGAACATAATTCACCGTTTTATGGCAACCCTTGGGACTTGGCGACGTTATTTGATTATGAATATACAAGCTATGGAGAAAATTTAGCCCGAAACTTCGAGTCACCGGAAACTACGGTTAAAGCTTGGATGGCTTCACCGAAACATCGCGATAATATTTTAAAAGCTGTATATACACATATGGGCATCGGTATTGAGAAGTCGAAAAATGGAAAATATTATGTAGTTCAACACTTTTCTAGTAAATAAACTGGTAAATACTAGTGCCTTACATTACAGTAATGTTACAAGTTTTATTTCAATAATATAAAAATTCTACAAAAAACACCAAATCTCCGCGTAAATATAGAGATTTGGTGTTTTTTGTTTTTATATCGAAATACTAGAAACTGTTACACAAGTGAAAAGTAATATCACAAATATATATGTTACCCTGTTATTAGGTTAAATAAACATGAACAAACAAGTTTTACGTTATGTTATACCTCGAATATTCATCACGAGGCCTATTTTGAAGGGAGTTCCATTTTAAAGTGAAAAAGAAAATCTTATTACCGATCTTTGCAATTTTCATGATTTTTTCAGGTGTAGGGATGGGTTCAAATAATACAGCACAAGCAGCATCAGTTTCAGAATTAACAGCAACAGCTTCTAAATATATCGGTGTACCATACGTTTATGGAGGAACAACAGCACGCGGGTTAGATTGCTCTGGATTTACTCAATTAGTATTCAAGCAATTAGGTTTTGACTTAAGCCGTACAGCTGCTGCTCAATATAAACAAGGTAGCTCTGTTTCAAAATCAGATTTACAACCAGGAGATTTAGTATTCTTCAATACAACTGGTAAAACGGCTTCACATGTTGGTATCTCATTAGGCGGTAATAAATTCGTTCACGCTGGTACAAGCACAGGCGTTACTGAAGCGAGTTTAAGTTCTTCTTACTGGGCAAAGCGATACAACGGAGCAAAACGCGTAGCGAGCTTTGGCGAAAGCAAAAAAGTAGTTGCAGCAGTTTCTTCAGTTGAAAAAGAAGAAGTAAAAGATTCAGCAATCGATTTCACGATTTATGCATCACGCGGTGAAGTAGCAATTCAATTAGCAGAAACATTAGGCTTAGATACATCTGATACAAACTCACCATTTACAGATATTAAATCATCATCAAAATATGCAGGTGCAGCAACTGCACTATATAAATTAGGTGTTTTCACTGGTGACGAAGGTAAATTCAATCCAGCTTCACCATTAACACGTGCACAAATGGCAAAAGTGTTAGTAAAAGCATTTGACTTAAAAATGAAACAAGATACTTTAAACTTCACAGATGTACCAGCATCTCACTGGGCACATAACGACATCTCGATCCTAGCATCGAACGGTATCACAGTAGGTAAAGGTGACGGCACATTCGGTACAAACGATAACGTTATGTTAAAGCATTTAACAGCTTTCATTAACCGTTTACAATAATAAGATTGGCAATACCAATACTTAATGAATAAATTAGTAACATAGTAACTTCTACATATCTCAATAGATATCCACCTTGCAGGGAAGTACTTATTAATAGTAGTGAAACACAGACAAATTTGTCTGTGTTTATTTGTGGGTAGGGGTTGAGAGAAAGTAGAATCTTCTACGTCAATAGTAGAAAGATTACTAGTGAATGTGGAAGTTTCAGTTCGAAATGTAGAACAAGTCATGCCTAAAGTAGAAAGAGCTACTTTATTAGAAGTTCTATAAATGAAAGTAGAAACTTTTCAGGCCAAAGTAGAACGCTTGAGATATAAATTGGAAACTATTGGCGCTAATGTAGAACAATTACGGTTCAAAAGTAGAACGCATTAACTTTATT
This genomic window from Solibacillus sp. FSL R5-0449 contains:
- a CDS encoding S-layer homology domain-containing protein, with protein sequence MKRVLIMGSIIACLLHAPSSEAYAKTSPTFTDVKSTYWAAPVIYELVEKGYMEGYTDGTFKPNSTTTRAEAASIIARTMGIPLTTDFVPNFTDVPTDHRYYKEICKLAELGIIQNASEFHPEAPLKRAHISKMIALAYAVEVDQKNKTSFKDLPKNYWAKDYIESLADVEIVKGKTAKTFEPNEFVTRAHVAALTMRGMEFKDKVKNLDIVYDFLQKDYIDTVNHHIQWEKKILELVNKERAAKGLSPLQQDKKLTQIAIIKVKDMLKRNYFEHNSPFYGNPWDLATLFDYEYTSYGENLARNFESPETTVKAWMASPKHRDNILKAVYTHMGIGIEKSKNGKYYVVQHFSSK
- a CDS encoding C40 family peptidase, whose product is MKKKILLPIFAIFMIFSGVGMGSNNTAQAASVSELTATASKYIGVPYVYGGTTARGLDCSGFTQLVFKQLGFDLSRTAAAQYKQGSSVSKSDLQPGDLVFFNTTGKTASHVGISLGGNKFVHAGTSTGVTEASLSSSYWAKRYNGAKRVASFGESKKVVAAVSSVEKEEVKDSAIDFTIYASRGEVAIQLAETLGLDTSDTNSPFTDIKSSSKYAGAATALYKLGVFTGDEGKFNPASPLTRAQMAKVLVKAFDLKMKQDTLNFTDVPASHWAHNDISILASNGITVGKGDGTFGTNDNVMLKHLTAFINRLQ